The following are from one region of the Papaver somniferum cultivar HN1 unplaced genomic scaffold, ASM357369v1 unplaced-scaffold_132, whole genome shotgun sequence genome:
- the LOC113332821 gene encoding probable protein phosphatase 2C 72 produces the protein MGMCISGPSPQIQKINENEKNVLIIEDNNSNTSHKVSNTLVSVYSQQGTNEVNQDSALFYKKFGKGGGQFFGVFDGHGVNGHKVSRLVINRLPKLLLEQEGYRMFEGESELVSTYMPNEWRRECVGAFKVMDRELKLQKDFDCSCSGTTAVTLLKQDQDLLIANLGDSRAIMGTLSENGELKAVQLTVDQKPDLPKEAERIRKCGGRTIPNKDEPNVHRVWSASAEYMSLAMTRAFGDFYLKDYGVIAIPQITHQRLTIEDQFLVLATDGVWDVLSNEEVSSIIWAVENKEEAAQTIVEAATVAWKRYYPSSKVDDITVVCLFLQETEKETTLTTEEETLSRLYQPHQQQKKVSFSENEDITEEET, from the exons ATGGGTATGTGTATATCAGGTCCATCTCCACAGATCCAAAagataaatgaaaatgaaaaaaatgtatTGATCATTGAAGATAATAATTCTAATACATCTCATAAAGTATCAAATACATTGGTTTCTGTTTATTCTCAACAAGGTACCAATGAAGTAAACCAAGATTCTGCACTCTTTTACaag AAATTTGGCAAGGGAGGAGGGCAATTCTTTGGAGTATTTGATGGGCATGGAGTAAATGGTCATAAAGTGAGTAGATTAGTAATAAATAGATTACCAAAGCTCTTGTTAGAGCAAGAGGGTTACAGAATGTTTGAAGGTGAGAGTGAATTAGTAAGTACTTACATGCCCAACGAATGGAGAAGAGAATGTGTTGGTGCATTCAAGGTTATGGATAGGGAACTTAAGCTTCAGAAGGACTTCGATTGTTCATGCAGTGGAACTACTGCAGTTACCTTACTAAAGCAG GATCAAGATCTTTTAATAGCTAATCTTGGAGATTCAAGGGCAATAATGGGAACCCTTTCAGAGAATGGTGAGCTGAAAGCTGTACAATTAACTGTTGATCAGAAACCTGACTTGCCAA AAGAAGCAGAAAGAATAAGAAAATGCGGGGGAAGGACCATCCCAAATAAGGATGAACCAAATGTTCATCGTGTTTGGTCAGCCTCCGCGGAGTACATGAGCCTTGCCATGACACGAGCTTTTGGAGACTTCTATCTCAAGGATTACGGCGTAATTGCAATCCCTCAGATAACACACCAGCGTTTAACCATAGAAGATCAGTTTCTTGTTCTTGCAACTGATGGA GTGTGGGATGTCCTTAGTAACGAGGAGGTTTCATCAATTATATGGGCAGTGGAGAACAAGGAAGAGGCAGCACAAACAATTGTAGAAGCCGCAACTGTAGCATGGAAACGTTATTACCCTTCTTCGAAAGTGGATGACATCACCGTTGTGTGCTTGTTCTTGCAAGAGACCGAGAAAGAAACGACACTTACAACAGAAGAAGaaaccttatcaagactttatcAACCACACCAACAGCAGAAGAAGGTTTCTTTTTCTGAAAATGAGGATATAACTGAAGAAGAAACCTAA
- the LOC113333011 gene encoding patatin-like protein 2 translates to MSARYVQPVRSNYNEKLITILSIDGGGVRGIIPATILAFLESELQKLDGKEARIADYFDLIAGTSTGSLVTAMLTAPNENNRPLYAAKDICPFYFSECPKIFCEESKVHRQATKRYKFPWSDDPNWLSEVTWKKIASTAYVSVKYFMAWLLTVVFHPKYDGKYLRMVTKDILGARKLNETLTNVLITSFDIKLLHPIFFSSFQAKRDATKIVLLSDVVISSSAAPYFLPPHFFRTNTAIYNLVDGGVAANNPTLLAIREATKINGNRQNSYYSSQDYSKYLVLSLGTGSAKRQGYEVQKSQWGLLDWFASDKGTPPLLDVFCNAMDDMVDIYLSLIFPTHHNCSQNYLRIQDDNMKANETSTDDSSMPNMLRLERIGKALLEKRVSMTNLDTGLQEPVQGARSNKDALVEFAGRLSAERRRRMAIVNY, encoded by the exons ATGTCAGCACGCTATGTACAGCCAGTTCGGTCTAATTATAATGAAAAGCTAATTACCATACTTAGCATCGATGGAGGTGGAGTCCGTGGAATTATACCTGCAACAATACTTGCGTTCCTTGAATCCGAACTTCAG AAACTCGATGGAAAAGAAGCAAGAATTGCTGATTACTTCGACTTGATAGCCGGCACAAGTACAGGAAGCCTTGTAACAGCAATGCTAACAGCTCCCAACGAAAACAATCGCCCACTATATGCTGCAAAAGATATTTGCCCTTTCTACTTCAGCGAGTGCCCAAAGATattctgtgaagaatcaaaagtGCATAGGCAAGCTACTAAACGGTACAAATTCCCTTGGTCTGACGATCCAAACTGGCTATCAGAAGTGACGTGGAAAAAGATCGCCAGTACAGCATATGTATCGGTCAAATATTTCATGGCGTGGTTACTCACAGTGGTGTTTCATCCTAAATATGATGGAAAATATTTACGGATGGTGACAAAGGACATTCTTGGAGCAAGAAAACTGAACGAAACGTTAACGAATGTGCTAATTACGAGTTTTGATATTAAACTTCTCCATCCGATCTTTTTCTCCTCTTTTCAG GCAAAAAGAGATGCCACCAAGATCGTATTACTCTCTGATGTGGTAATTAGCTCATCAGCAGCACCTTATTTTCTCCCCCCGCATTTTTTCCGTACCAACACGGCCATATACAACCTCGTTGACGGTGGGGTTGCAGCTAATAATCCT ACATTGCTTGCAATACGTGAAGCGACAAAGATAAATGGTAACCGGCAAAACTCATATTATAGTTCTCAAGATTATAGCAAGTACCTGGTATTGTCTTTAGGCACCGGGTCTGCCAAAAGACAAGGATATGAAGTACAAAAGAGCCAGTGGGGTTTACTTGATTGGTTTGCCAGTGATAAAGGCACTCCTCCATTACTTGATGTCTTCTGTAATGCCATGGATGATATGGTTGATATTTACTTGTCCTTGATCTTCCCAACCCATCATAACTGTAGCCAAAACTATCTCCGAATCCAG GATGACAACATGAAGGCTAATGAAACCTCAACAGATGATTCAAGTATGCCAAATATGTTGAGGTTGGAGAGGATCGGAAAAGCTCTCTTGGAGAAACGAGTTTCAATGACAAACTTGGACACTGGTTTGCAGGAACCTGTCCAAGGGGCACGCTCTAATAAAGATGCCTTAGTCGA ATTTGCTGGAAGATTATCAGCAGAAAGGCGACGACGGATGGCCATTGTTAATTATTGA
- the LOC113333014 gene encoding nifU-like protein 1, chloroplastic: protein MMRRTFMEGTTMASLTTIGLTRNPSFFSIQNPKPNSYPSSFAFLNRKNKPVLKRWVSLNRKIKAVENSVETATGSSPRLYSAQTFELTVKNVDLVLEDVRPYLIADGGNVDVVSVEDGIISLQLQGACGSCPSSTTTMKMGIERVLKEKFGDAIKDICQVSDEQPNDTTVEAVNGHLDILRPAIKNYGGSVEVISVDGGDCHVKYMGPESIGSGVKAAIKEKFPDIVNVILTS, encoded by the exons ATGATGAGAAGAACATTTATGGAAGGAACAACAATGGCATCTCTGACTACAATTGGATTGACTAGAAATCCATCCTTCTTCTCCATACAAAACCCAAAACCCAATTCATATCCTTCTTCTTTTGCTTTTCTTAATAGAAAAAATAAACCTGTTTTGAAAAGATGGGTATCCTTGAATAGGAAAATCAAAGCCGTGGAAAATTCAGTAGAGACTGCAACTGGTTCTTCACCTAGATTATATTCAGCTCAAACATTTGAGCTTACTGTTAAAAATGTTGACTTGGTTCTTGAAGATGTTAGACCTTACTTGATTGCTGATGGAGGAAATGTTGATGTGGTTTCTGTTGAAGATGGAATCATCTCTCTTCAACTTCAAG GAGCATGTGGAAGCTGCCCTAGCTCAACAACCACCATGAAAATGGGGATTGAACGTGTTCTGAAGGAAAAATTTGGAGATGCAATCAAGGATATCTGTCAAGTCTCTGATGAACAACCAAATGATACCACTGTTGAG GCAGTCAATGGTCATCTTGATATACTTCGACCGGCAATCAAGAATTATGGTGGAAGCGTGGAAGTAATATCTGTTGATGGAGGTGATTGCCATGTCAAGTACATGGGACCAGAGTCAATTGGATCAGGAGTTAAAGCAGCTATCAAAGAGAAGTTCCCAGACATTGTGAATGTCATATTGACTAGTTAG
- the LOC113332822 gene encoding pentatricopeptide repeat-containing protein At1g05750, chloroplastic-like, with protein MTSAIPKFSSAIKSTFSLSSSLKQTINLSILEAHLKKCMNLIEFNQIHCQMVVSGFIKDTYAASRLIHFSSTAPFIHSNHLFHILNQIENSNGFTWNVVMKSFLQRKSLEMLIPLYKMMLQKNVEPDNYTFPLLLQSCSVRLCESDGEMIHDHVMKMGFEYDVYVVNTLINMYIVCGNLRDARQLFDKSLVLDSVSWNSMLAGYIKAGDVEEAKEIFDQMPQRNIIASSSMIDLFGKTGRTTEARCLFNEMIEKDMVSWSAMISCYEQNGMFEEALVLFVEMNCKGVMVDEVVIVTVISACANLLAFNEGKLTHGLAVRVGIESYINIQNALIHMYSKCGDIRSSQRLFEESPLLDEISWNSMISGYSKAGFIRHARRLFDSMPKKDVVSWGAMISGYAQHEHYEETLELFHDMQLGEVKPDESALVSVVSACAHLNNVDQGSSVHSYIRNNDIKINPILGATLIDMYLKSGCVQNAMEVFNGMEEKGVSTWNALIMGLAMNGSFEVSFEKFSEMKRCGVEPNDVTFLGILSACRHAGLVDEGRRYFESMISIHNIEQNIKHYGCMVDLLGRAGALEEAEELIEDMPTEPVVATWGALLGACEKHGNTDMGERIGMKLIERYPDHDGFHVLLSNFYTSMGEWEKGAEIRGKMKKQGVVQVPGWSSIEADGEVHKYLAGVRMHS; from the coding sequence ATGACTTCTGCTATTCCAAAATTTTCTTCCGCCATTAAATCAACCTTCAGTTTAAGTTCTTCATTAAAACAAACAATAAATCTATCAATCTTAGAAGCCCATCTGAAAAAATGTATGAATTTGATAGAATTCAATCAAATTCATTGTCAAATGGTAGTTTCAGGGTTTATCAAAGACACGTATGCAGCAAGTAGACTCATACATTTTTCATCAACTGCTCCATTCATTCATTCTAACCATTTGTTTCACATTTTAAATCAGATTGAAAACTCAAATGGGTTTACTTGGAATGTTGTTATGAAATCATTTTTACAAAGAAAATCACTTGAAATGTTGATTCCTTTATATAAAATGATGTTACAGAAAAATGTCGAACCTGATAACTATACATTTCCACTTCTGTTACAATCTTGCAGTGTTAGATTGTGTGAATCTGATGGGGAAATGATCCATGATCATGTTATGAAAATGGGTTTTGAATATGATGTTTATGTTGTTAATACTTTAATTAATATGTATATTGTTTGTGGGAATTTGAGGGATGCAAGACAGTTGTTTGATAAAAGTCTTGTGTTAGATTCTGTTTCTTGGAATTCTATGTTGGCTGGGTATATCAAAGCTGGAGATGTAGAGGAGGCAAAAGAAATCTTTGATCAAATGCCGCAAAGGAATATAATTGCTTCGAGTTCGATGATTGATTTGTTTGGCAAAACAGGTCGGACGACTGAAGCTCGGTGTTTATTTAATGAAATGATTGAAAAGGATATGGTTTCATGGAGTGCTATGATATCTTGTTATGAGCAAAATGGGATGTTTGAAGAAGCTTTGGTGCTGTTTGTAGAGATGAACTGCAAGGGAGTAATGGTAGATGAAGTTGTGATTGTTACTGTTATTTCGGCTTGTGCAAACTTGTTGGCGTTTAATGAAGGAAAGTTGACTCATGGCCTTGCGGTAAGAGTTGGAATTGAATCATATATTAATATTCAAAATGCATTAATTCATATGTATTCAAAGTGCGGTGACATAAGATCTTCTCAGAGGTTGTTTGAGGAAAGCCCACTATTGGATGAAATATCCTGGAACTCTATGATTTCTGGATACTCAAAAGCTGGGTTTATAAGACATGCTCGAAGATTGTTTGATTCGATGCCCAAAAAGGATGTCGTTTCATGGGGTGCTATGATATCTGGTTACGCTCAACATGAACATTATGAAGAGACCTTGGAATTGTTCCATGATATGCAGCTTGGAGAAGTTAAGCCTGACGAGTCGGCGTTAGTCAGTGTGGTTTCAGCCTGTGCTCACTTGAATAATGTAGATCAAGGTAGTTCAGTTCATTCATATATTAGGAATAATGACATAAAGATCAATCCAATTCTTGGTGCAACCCTGATTGACATGTACTTGAAATCTGGCTGTGTTCAAAATGCAATGGAAGTGTTTAATGGGATGGAAGAAAAGGGAGTTTCTACTTGGAATGCCCTAATTATGGGATTAGCCATGAACGGTTCTTTTGAAGTATCATTTGAGAAATTCTCAGAGATGAAGAGGTGTGGAGTAGAACCTAACGATGTAACGTTTTTAGGGATTCTAAGTGCTTGTAGACATGCAGGCTTAGTAGATGAGGGTCGTCGTTATTTTGAATCCATGATCAGCATTCACAACATAGAACAGAACATTAAGCATTATGGATGCATGGTAGATCTTCTTGGTCGTGCTGGTGCGCTTGAAGAAGCAGAAGAACTCATTGAAGATATGCCAACGGAACCAGTTGTGGCTACTTGGGGTGCTCTTCTTGGAGCTTGTGAGAAGCATGGGAATACTGACATGGGTGAAAGAATAGGAATGAAGCTCATTGAGAGGTATCCTGATCATGATGGGTTTCATGTACTATTATCCAATTTTTATACTTCTATGGGTGAGTGGGAAAAAGGTGCAGAAATCAGAGGGAAAATGAAGAAACAAGGAGTAGTGCAAGTTCCAGGTTGGAGTTCAATTGAAGCCGATGGTGAAGTTCATAAATATCTTGCTGGAGTTAGAATGCACTCTTGA